A section of the Arcobacter roscoffensis genome encodes:
- a CDS encoding DNA-processing protein DprA produces MESIEQKGLVLSAYEEKQKARNYTFVLRNEIVVALGEVLIVTQADLNSGSLTSVEYALKMGKKVYTLPHRINESLGTQKLVQEGLIEAIYDIDTFVNIFAKTSFIKPLKDDFLEYCQGSPTYDEAVLKYSDKVFEYELLGKIQIKNGKVFVL; encoded by the coding sequence ATTGAAAGTATTGAACAAAAAGGCTTAGTCTTATCTGCTTATGAAGAAAAACAAAAAGCAAGAAACTATACTTTTGTTCTAAGAAATGAAATAGTTGTAGCCTTAGGTGAAGTTCTTATTGTTACACAAGCTGATTTAAATTCAGGAAGTTTAACTTCTGTTGAATATGCACTTAAAATGGGCAAAAAAGTCTATACCCTACCCCATAGAATAAATGAAAGTTTAGGTACACAAAAACTAGTACAAGAAGGCTTAATTGAAGCAATATATGATATTGATACCTTTGTAAATATATTTGCTAAAACTTCTTTTATTAAGCCTTTAAAAGATGATTTTTTAGAATACTGTCAAGGCTCACCTACTTATGATGAAGCTGTTTTAAAATATAGCGATAAAGTTTTTGAATATGAACTTCTTGGAAAAATTCAAATTAAAAATGGAAAAGTTTTTGTTTTATAA
- a CDS encoding GNAT family acetyltransferase: protein MNLKVAQISDVDSILKLHYKYQVDSIKEDDKKDGFVTTAFTKEQLEDIIKKEQGIFIAVDEKEEVLAYVMSASWQYWSKWPMFAFMIEDLPNLNIYKGKKITVDNSYQYGPVCVDKKVRGTGILEKLFDFALDYMSKRYEILVTFVNKINPRSYEAHKRKLGLEVIQEFQYNNNNYYELVYDTSKRVSQR from the coding sequence ATGAATTTAAAAGTAGCTCAAATAAGTGATGTTGATTCAATTTTAAAACTACATTATAAGTATCAAGTAGATTCAATAAAAGAAGATGATAAAAAAGATGGTTTTGTAACAACTGCTTTTACTAAAGAGCAGTTAGAAGATATTATAAAAAAAGAACAAGGTATTTTTATTGCAGTTGATGAAAAGGAAGAAGTTTTAGCATATGTTATGTCTGCTTCATGGCAATACTGGTCAAAATGGCCTATGTTTGCTTTTATGATTGAAGACTTACCAAACCTTAATATATACAAAGGTAAAAAAATTACAGTAGATAATTCATATCAGTATGGGCCTGTATGTGTAGACAAAAAAGTAAGGGGTACTGGTATTTTAGAAAAGCTATTTGATTTTGCTCTTGATTATATGTCTAAAAGATATGAAATTTTAGTAACTTTTGTGAATAAAATAAACCCAAGATCATATGAAGCCCATAAAAGAAAGCTTGGACTTGAAGTAATCCAAGAATTTCAATACAATAACAATAACTACTACGAATTAGTATATGATACAAGTAAAAGAGTTTCACAAAGGTAA